One Brassica napus cultivar Da-Ae chromosome A5, Da-Ae, whole genome shotgun sequence DNA window includes the following coding sequences:
- the LOC111215754 gene encoding GDSL esterase/lipase CPRD49 yields MVGPSRPQIVLFGSSIVQMSFGHGGWGAILSEVYARKADIILRGYYGWNSTRALEVVDQVFPKDAAVQPSLVVVYFGGNDSMAPHPSGLGPHVPLSEYVDNMKNIALHLQSLSDTTRIIFLSCPPVDEAKLRQNQSPYLSEVIRTNELCKTYSDACVELCQELGLQVVDLFSTLQKADDWETVCFTDGIHLSAQGSKLVAAEILRVIKEAEWTPSLHWKSMPTEFSEDSPYDLVSADGKSTVNSSEWTYFWEEQWD; encoded by the exons ATGGTTGGACCGTCGCGGCCTCAGATCGTTCTGTTTGGATCATCCATCGTCCAGATGAGCTTCGGCCATGGAGGTTGGGGGGCCATTCTCTCCGAGGTCTATGCTCGTAAG GCTGACATCATTTTGAGAGGATACTATGGATGGAACTCAACTCGTGCTTTGGAAGTTGTGGACCAAGTCTTCCCCAAG GATGCTGCGGTACAACCTTCTCTTGTAGTTGTTTATTTCGGAGGAAACGACTCAATGGCTCCTCACCCTTCTGGTCTAGGACCTCACGTTCCTCTTTCTGAATACGTTGATAACATGAAGAACATCGCTCTTCATCTTCAG AGCCTTTCAGACACAACTCGTATCATATTCCTTAGTTGCCCTCCAGTGGACGAGGCCAAACTTCGTCAGAACCAAAG CCCATACTTGAGCGAGGTGATCCGAACAAACGAGCTCTGCAAGACTTACTCAGACGCTTGTGTGGAGCTGTGCCAAGAGCTCGGCTTACAAGTAGTTGATCTCTTCTCTACTCTTCAGAAAGCAGATGACTGGGAAACCGTTTGCTTCAC AGATGGGATTCATTTGTCAGCACAAGGAAGCAAGCTGGTGGCTGCGGAGATACTGAGAGTGATCAAAGAAGCGGAGTGGACACCGTCGCTTCACTGGAAATCGATGCCAACCGAGTTCTCTGAGGACTCACCTTACGATCTTGTTTCAGCAGATGGCAAAAGCACGGTCAACTCTTCAGAGTGGACGTACTTCTGGGAAGAACAGTGGGATTAA
- the LOC111215752 gene encoding protein yippee-like At3g11230, translating into MGRLFLVNLEGKSYSCRHCKTSIALCDDVVSKSFQSRHGKAYLFSKVANVYAGKKEDRMMMTGMHTVVDIYCVKCGSYVGWRYEFAFEKNQKYKEGKSVLERYKVCGPDGNNYWVAAQEVEAGDSDTDE; encoded by the exons atgGGGAGATTGTTCTTGGTGAATTTGGAAGGCAAGTCTTACAGTTGTAGGCACTGTAAGACTAGTATCGCTCTCTGCGATGATGTCGTCTCCAAG TCGTTTCAATCCCGCCATGGGAAAGCTTACCTCTTCAGTAAGGT AGCAAATGTGTATGCTGGGAAGAAGGAAGATAGGATGATGATGACGGGTATGCACACCGTTGTCGATATTTACTGCGTCAAATGCGGCTCTTATGTTGGATGGAGATAT gAGTTTGCTTTTGAGAAGAACCAAAAGTACAAGGAAGGCAAATCTGTTCTCGAAAG GTACAAGGTCTGCGGACCAGATGGGAACAACTACTGGGTGGCGGCTCAAGAAGTTGAAGCCGGAGATAGTGATACTGATGAATGA
- the LOC106403225 gene encoding tubulin beta-4 chain-like, with amino-acid sequence MVRMNVVCVFELRIGIIDAFAYDKAPNASKCAFSLEMGGRGGGYKELDEQELEETKRRRSEAEEVSDTVVEPYNATLSVHQLVENADECIVLDNEALYDICFHTLKLSDPSFGDLNHLILATMSGVTCCLCFPGQLNSDHRKLAVNLIPFPRLHFFMVGFVLLTSRGSQQYSAFSVPELTQQMWDAKNMMCAADPRHGRYLTASTVFRGKLSTKEVDEQMMNIQNKNSSYFVEWIPNNVKSSVCDIATLTLIIFL; translated from the exons ATGGTCAGAATGAATGTGGTGTGCG TATTCGAGCTGAGGATTGGTATTATAGATGCTTTTGCG TATGACAAAGCTCCTAATGCATCAAAATGTGCTTTCTCACTTGAAAT GGGAGGTCGTGGTGGTGGCTACAAGGAATTGGATGAACAAGAATTAGAGGAAACAAAGAGACGAAGGAGTGAGGCTGAAGAA GTCTCTGACACTGTTGTTGAGCCATATAATGCAACGCTCTCTGTGCATCAGCTCGTTGAAAACGCTGACGAGTGTATTGTTCTCGACAATGAGGCTCTCTACGACATCTGCTTCCATACCCTCAAGCTTTCTGACCCCTCCT TTGGTGATCTGAACCATCTCATCTTGGCTACAATGAGTGGTGTTACATGCTGTCTTTGTTTCCCTGGTCAACTCAACTCCGACCATAGGAAGCTCGCTGTGAACCTGATCCCTTTCCCAAGGCTCCACTTCTTCATGGTGGGTTTTGTTCTGTTGACATCGAGAGGATCACAGCAATACAGTGCCTTCAGTGTCCCTGAGCTGACCCAGCAGATGTGGGATGCGAAGAACATGATGTGCGCTGCTGACCCTCGTCACGGACGATACTTAACTGCATCCACTGTGTTCCGTGGAAAGCTGAGCACTAAGGAGGTTGATGAGCAGATGATGAACATCCAGAACAAGAACTCATCCTACTTTGTGGAATGGATCCCGAACAACGTCAAGTCCAGCGTCTGTGACATTGCAACATTaactcttataatatttttataa
- the LOC111215753 gene encoding elongator complex protein 4 — MAAPNVRTSSFSRNISVVSSSPQIPGLKCGPNGTTFISTGIRDLDRILGGGYPLGSLVMVMEDPEAPHHMDLLRTFMSQGLVNNQPLLYASPSKDPRGFLGTLPNPGSSKEDKPTAPDLDQGESLRIAWQYRKYMENQKSSIDDYSNDFDMRKPLERQFLAGRPIDCVSLLDSSDLSVAEDHCATFLSKFPRNSSNIASIGRIAIQSFCSPLCEYSDKESEMLSFIRLLKSMLMVSNAVAIVTFPPSMLSPSSSTRLQHMADTLLSIKAIPDGDKELEKLLTGYKDINGFLNVHKVARINTQVPVILEAKTFSMSLKKRRFLALECLNQAPVDGSSGTSYGTSGSCSGSSKSGALDF, encoded by the exons ATGGCTGCACCCAACGTTCGTACTAGCAGCTTCTCTCGCAACATATCAGTTGTCTCCTCATCCCCTCAAATACCTGGTCTCAAATGCGGTCCTAATGGCACTACTTTCATATCCACTGGGATTCGTGATCTCGACA GGATACTAGGTGGTGGGTATCCTTTGGGAAGCTTAGTGATGGTGATGGAAGATCCTGAAGCGCCGCATCATATGGATCTCCTGAGGACTTTTATGTCTCAAGGGCTTGTTAACAACCAGCCACTTCTTTACGCTAGTCCTTCCAAAGATCCTAGAGGGTTTCTTGGTACTTTGCCGAATCCCGGATCGTCCAAAGAAGATAAGCCTACTGCCCCAGACCTTGATCAG GGAGAGAGCTTGAGGATTGCTTGGCAGTATCGGAAGTATATGGAAAACCAGAAGAGTTCTATTG ATGATTACTCCAATGACTTTGATATGAGAAAGCCATTGGAGAGGCAGTTTCTTGCTGGACGGCCGATTGATTGTGTCAGTCTGCTAGATTCTTCCGATCTTTCTGTTGCTGAGGACCATTGCGCtacttttttatcaaaatttccGAG AAACAGCAGTAACATTGCATCCATTGGCCGCATCGCCATCCAGTCATTCTGCTCTCCCCTTTGTGAGTATTCTGATAAG GAATCAGAAATGCTTTCATTCATAAGATTGCTGAAAAGTATGCTGATGGTTTCAAATGCGGTAGCCATTGTTACTTTCCCGCCTTCCATGCTCTCCCCGTCTTCCTCAACAAGACTGCAGCACATGGCGGATACCTTACTCTCTATCAAAGCGATCCCAG ATGGTGACAAGGAATTGGAGAAGCTTCTCACTGGCTATAAGGACATAAATGGATTCCTCAACGTACACAAGGTTGCGCGTATCAACACACAG GTGCCTGTAATTCTAGAGGCAAAGACCTTCTCAATGAGCTTAAAGAAGAGAAGGTTCTTGGCTCTAGAGTGTCTGAATCAAGCCCCTGTAGACGGATCCAGTGGAACATCGTATGGCACATCTGGGAGCTGCTCTGGATCATCCAAATCCGGAGCACTCGATTTCTGA
- the LOC111215756 gene encoding jasmonate-induced oxygenase 1-like encodes MNNQDKIMIEKETTDKIEIKSKNGLNEQELEVKMDNMSDLNKTTNGLGEKWPEPIIRVQSLAESNLATVPDRFIKPPSQRPNETITINNQPEAAAINIPVVDLRSILSGNQEETERISEACREFGFFQVINHGVRPELMAAAREAWRSFFHLPVEAKEAYSNSPSTYEGYGSRLGVEKGALLDWNDYYFLNFLPLALKDLNKWPSLPSNIREVVDEYGEELVKLGESLMRILSSNLGVNEEQLQEAFGGEDFSACMRVNYYPKCPRPELALGLSPHSDPGGITILLPDDQVAGLQVHHGDTWITVNALPNAFVVNLGDQMQILSNSIYKSSEHRVIVNSQKERVSLAFFYNPKSDIPIQPLEQLISSTNPPLYPPMSYDQYRLFIRTHGPRGKSYVESHVSLVNG; translated from the exons atgaaTAACCAAGACAAAATCATGATCGAGAAGGAGACCACCGACAAGATCGAGATCAAGAGCAAGAACGGCCTCAACGAACAAGAACTGGAAGTCAAGATGGACAACATGAGCGACCTAAACAAAACCACGAATGGCCTCGGCGAGAAATGGCCAGAACCAATCATCCGAGTGCAGTCCCTGGCCGAGAGCAACCTCGCCACCGTCCCCGACCGTTTCATCAAGCCGCCGTCTCAACGCCCTAATGAAACCATCACTATCAACAATCAACCGGAAGCTGCCGCGATAAATATCCCAGTCGTAGACCTAAGGAGCATCTTATCCGGCAACCAAGAGGAAACGGAGAGGATCTCGGAAGCATGCCGTGAGTTTGGCTTCTTTCag GTGATCAACCATGGGGTGAGGCCGGAGCTGATGGCCGCCGCTAGAGAAGCTTGGAGAAGCTTCTTCCATTTGCCTGTAGAAGCCAAAGAAGCTTACTCAAACTCCCCAAGTACCTACGAAGGTTACGGAAGCAGATTGGGTGTGGAAAAGGGAGCACTTCTTGATTGGAATGATTATTACTTTCTAAATTTTCTTCCTCTTGCCTTGAAGGATCTCAACAAATGGCCTTCTTTACCATCAAACATTAG AGAAGTGGTGGACGAGTACGGTGAAGAACTAGTTAAGCTAGGCGAGAGCCTTATGAGGATATTATCGTCAAACTTGGGAGTAAATGAAGAACAACTTCAAGAAGCATTTGGTGGAGAAGACTTTAGTGCATGTATGAGGGTTAACTATTACCCGAAATGCCCTCGACCAGAGCTTGCCCTCGGCCTCTCCCCTCATTCAGATCCCGGCGGCATTACCATCCTCTTGCCGGACGATCAAGTCGCCGGCCTTCAAGTCCATCACGGTGACACGTGGATTACCGTTAATGCTCTCCCCAACGCTTTTGTCGTCAATCTAGGCGATCAAATGCAG ATACTAAGCAATTCGATATACAAGAGTTCGGAGCATCGAGTGATAGTTAACTCGCAGAAAGAAAGGGTTTCACTTGCATTCTTCTATAACCCTAAGAGTGACATTCCTATCCAGCCACTGGAACAACTTATCAGCTCTACAAATCCTCCTTTATATCCTCCCATGTCCTATGATCAATACAGACTCTTCATTCGAACTCACGGTCCACGTGGAAAATCCTACGTTGAGTCTCATGTATCCCTCGTTAACGGATAA
- the LOC111215755 gene encoding PHD finger protein ALFIN-LIKE 2-like produces MAAVSSNPRTVEEIFKDYTSRRSALLRALTKDVDDFYSQCDPEKENLCLYGHPNESWEVNLPAEEVPPELPEPALGINFARDGMQRKDWLSLVAVHSDCWLLSVSFYFGARLNRNERKRLFSLINDLPTLFDVVTGRKPIKDNKPSSDSGSKSRNGTKRSIEGQPKSTTPKPMEGSYEDEDEDEEEDEHGDTLCGICGGNYTQDEFWICCDVCERWYHGKCVKITPAKADSIKQYKCPPCCAKKGRQ; encoded by the exons ATGGCAGCCGTTTCCTCTAACCCTCGCACCGTCGAAGAGATCTTCAAAGATTACACCTCTCGTCGCTCCGCTCTTCTCCGTGCTCTTACCAAAG ATGTTGATGATTTCTACTCTCAATGCGATCCGG AAAAGGAGAATCTTTGTTTGTACGGACACCCGAACGAGTCGTGGGAAGTGAATCTACCGGCGGAGGAAGTTCCACCGGAGCTTCCTGAGCCTGCGCTTGGGATCAACTTCGCTAGAGATGGTATGCAGAGGAAAGACTGGCTCTCTCTTGTTGCTGTTCACAGTGATTGTTGGTTGCTCTCTGTTTCTTTCTACTTTGGTGCTCGCCTTAATCGCAACGAGAG GAAGCGGTTATTCAGTTTGATCAACGATCTCCCAACTCTCTTCGATGTAGTGACTGGTAGGAAACCCATCAAAGacaacaaaccaagctcggatTCCGGAAGTAAATCCAGAAACGGCACTAAG AGATCAATAGAAGGGCAGCCAAAGAGCACAACACCAAAACCGATGGAAGGGAGCTAcgaggatgaagatgaagacgaagaagaagacgagcATGGAGACACTCTCTGTGGAATCTGTGGAGGCAATTACACACAAGATGAGTTCTGGATTTGCTGTGATGTTTGTGAGCGTTGGTATCACGGAAAATGCGTGAAGATCACTCCTGCCAAAGCAGATAGCATCAAGCAGTATAAATGCCCTCCTTGCTGTGCAAAGAAAGGAAGACAGTGA
- the LOC111215751 gene encoding arginyl-tRNA--protein transferase 2, which produces MSSKASSSRGGESIVADCGRNTSTCGYCKSPTSSSISHGLWTERLTVHDYQALLDRGWRRSGCYLYKPEMAKTCCPSYTIRLRANDFVPSKEQQRVRRRLERFLDGELDLKPRERAEDQDVEVSEPVRKLLGSGKREQNNEVEPVMKDLSEQIDNAVQRCIQSGEFPSNIQIPKSSVKKVLSAKRKKLAEGSEELLYTSNIAFPIVAAIKQTQTSHKGEGSNSAETVSEKLLSEMNKVGEFPGLAVKVCKGHINFFSATQVTSSERDQGESLPSATTTTKSCSTNLQVRKKKLEIHLKRSSFDPEEYELYKRYQLRVHNDEPESISKTSYKRFLVDTPLIEVLPSSDGDDDDENVPPCGFGSYHQQYRVDGRLIAVGVIDILPKCLSSKYLFWDPDFASLSLGNYSALQEIDWVKQNQAHCSALEYYYLGYYIHSCNKMRYKAAYRPSELLCPLRYQWVPFEVAKPLLDKKRYSVLSDFTKASLSPAPQASETLVKSTREREDMEMNNSDEDSDSDSGVNGNDIANILISLNGARLRYKDLLRIINMAVRKQLEPMFISYRKVVGAELSERMVYELQ; this is translated from the exons ATGTCGTCGAAGGCGAGTAGCAGCCGTGGTGGAGAGAGTATCGTCGCTGATTGTGGGCGCAATACATCCACTTGCGGCTACTGTAAATCCCCTACCAGCTCCAGCATCTCTCACG GTTTGTGGACAGAGAGACTCACTGTTCATGATTATCAAG CTCTTCTTGACCGTGGATGGAGACGGTCTGGTTGCTACCTTTACAAACCTGAGATGGCTAAAACTTGTTGCCCTTCTTACACTATCCGCTTGAGAGCAAATGATTTTGTTCCCTCTAAGGAGCAGCAACGAGTCCGTAGAAGACTAGAAAG GTTCTTGGATGGTGAGCTAGATCTGAAGCCGAGAGAGCGAGCGGAAGATCAAGATGTGGAAGTTTCAGAGCCGGTGAGAAAGTTACTTGGTTCTGGTAAAAGAGAACAAAACAATGAAGTGGAACCAGTCATGAAAGATTTGTCTGAACAAATTGATAATGCGGTACAAAGATGCATACAGAGCGGGGAGTTTCCTTCTAACATTCAGATTCCAAAATCTTCGGTGAAGAAAGTTCTCTCTGCTAAAAGGAAGAAGCTAGCTGAAGGGTCAGAAGAACTCTTGTACACCAGCAACATTGCTTTTCCAATTGTAGCTGCtataaaacaaacacaaacatcTCATAAAGGCGAGGGAAGCAACAGCGCAGAGACTGTTTCTGAGAAGTTGTTAAGTGAAATGAACAAGGTGGGAGAGTTCCCTGGCTTGGCTGTTAAGGTCTGCAAAGGCCATATCAACTTCTTTTCAGCTACACAAGTCACTTCCTCAGAGAGAGATCAAGGTGAAAGCCTCCCCTCTGCTACAACAACTACAAAGTCTTGTTCCACAAACCTTCAGGTAAGaaagaagaagctggagataCATTTGAAACGGTCAAGTTTTGATCCAGAGGAGTATGAGTTATACAAACGTTATCAACTTAGAGTTCATAACGATGAGCCAGAAAGCATCTCAAAAACTTCATACAAAAGGTTTTTGGTGGACACTCCGTTGATCGAAGTTCTCCCTTCaagtgatggtgatgatgatgatgaaaacgTTCCTCCTTGTGGCTTTGGTTCTTACCATCAACAATACAGAGTTGATGGACGTCTTATAGCTGTGGGAGTAATCGACATTCTTCCCAAATGTTTGTCTAGTAAATACCTATTCTGGGATCCGGATTTTGCATCCTTGTCTCTTGGAAACTACTCAGCACTACAAGAGATCGATTGGGTGAAACAGAACCAAGCTCATTGCTCTGCTCTTGAGTATTACTATCTTGGTTACTATATACATTCTTGCAACAAGATGAGATATAAAGCAGCTTATCGTCCTTCCGAGCTTCTATGTCCTCTCCGTTACCA ATGGGTTCCATTTGAAGTAGCTAAGCCTCTACTTGACAAAAAGCGGTATTCTGTGTTGTCTGATTTCACTAAAGCTTCTTTATCACCTGCACCTCAAGCTTCTGAAACACTAGTGAAGTCCACGAGGGAACGGGAAGACATGGAGATGAACAACTCTGATGAAGACTCAGATTCCGATTCTGGTGTTAACGGCAATGACATTGCCAATATCCTTATCAGTCTTAATGGAGCTAGGCTTCGGTACAAG GATTTACTACGGATCATAAACATGGCAGTTCGTAAACAACTGGAACCGATGTTTATCAGTTACCGGAAAGTCGTGGGAGCTGAGCTTTCGGAGAGAATGGTGTATGAACTACAGTAA
- the LOC106345515 gene encoding WUSCHEL-related homeobox 5, producing the protein MSFPLKVRSVRGNNGGGGGGTGTKCGRWNPTVEQLKVLSDLFRAGLRTPTTDQIQKISTELSFYGKIESKNVFYWFQNHKARERQKRRKISTDFDHHHQENDYISHHHHRQPSTRDVLEINEDEEERVIETLQLFPVNSFQESKVEKMRSRVNNQYREYIRETNTTTFLSYSSCGAEMEHPSPLELRLSFL; encoded by the exons ATGTCTTTCCCCCTGAAAGTTCGTAGCGTACGTGGCAAcaatggaggaggaggaggagggacgGGGACAAAGTGCGGGAGGTGGAACCCAACGGTGGAGCAGTTGAAAGTATTGTCTGACTTGTTCAGAGCCGGTCTTAGAACTCCGACCACAGACCAAATTCAGAAGATCTCTACAGAGCTCAGTTTCTACGGCAAGATCGAGAGTAAGAATGTTTTCTATTGGTTCCAAAACCATAAGGCTAGAGAGAGGCAAAAACGCCGTAAAATCTCCACTGattttgatcatcatcatcaagaaaATGACTATatctctcatcatcatcatcgtcaacCATCAACTAGAG ATGTTTTGGAAATAAACGAAGACGAGGAGGAGAGGGTAATAGAGACGTTACAACTCTTTCCGGTGAATTCATTCCAAGAATCCAAAGTGGAAAAAATGAGAAGCAGAGTCAATAACCAGTACCGTGAATACATACGAGAGACCAACACGACCACGTTTCTTTCCTACTCATCATGTGGAGCTGAGATGGAACATCCATCGCCGTTGGAACTTCGATTAAGCTTTCTTTAA